From the genome of Flavobacterium sediminis:
GCCCAAGCGGTAGAAACTAATTCAGAAGAGGTTAATCCCGAGTTTAAGATCATTTTTTTAAGATTGGTAATATCTGTCGAATTAATTTGATCATAATCCGCTTCCGGAAGAGGATCCTGCCAAATAAAATCCTGTGTTGGTACTTCCGGACCAATATATCTTGTTTTAGGCCCTAAATCACGGTGAGTTAATTTAAACCAAGCACGGGCAAAAGCTTTGGTAAACTCTTCAGGATGGTCTAAGAATCGTTTAGAGATTTTGTTGTAGATGGGATCTTCACGTAGGGATAGATCTGTGGTCAACATAGTTGGTTTATGCTTTTTGTTTTTATCAAAAGCATCGGGAACCATAGCTTTCGGATCTTTTGCTACCCACTGATAGGCTCCGGCTGGACTTTTAGTAAGTTCCCATTCATTTCCGAATAAAGATTTAAAGAATCCATGTGTGTATTGAACAGGATTGGTTGTCCAGGTTACCTCTAAGCCGGAAGTAATGGCATCAGTACCTTTTCCTGTTTTATAAGAGCTTTTCCAGCCTAAACCTTGAGCTTCAATATCGGCTGCTTCTGGAGCTTTTCCAACATGAGTTGCCGATCCGGCACCATGTGTCTTTCCAAAAGAGTGTCCTCCGGCAATTAGAGCGACAGTTTCTTCATCATCCATTCCCATTCTTGCAAAGGTAGCACGAATAGCCAGTGCTGCATTTTTAGGATCGTGGTTAGCGTTTGGTCCTTCCGGATTAACATAAATAAGCCCCATTTCAGTAGCTGATAAAGCGTTGGCTAAATGTTCCGGGTTGCGATGCTCTTCTACCCATTTTTTTTCTTCCCCCCAGTTAACCGTTTGAGGTTCCCATGTATCTGCACGTCCACCTGCAAAACCGATAGTAGGGAATCCCATATCTTCTAACGCTACATTACCGGCAAGGATCATAAGGTCGGCCCAAGAGATTTTTTGTCCGTATTTTAGTTTTACAGGTTGTAATAAGCGTCTGGCTTTATCAAGGTTACCGTTATCTGGCCAGGAATTTAACGGAGCATAGCGCTGTTGTCCTTCGCCACCTCCGCCACGTCCGTCACCTGTACGATAGGTTCCGGCTGAGTGCCACGCCATACGAATAAAAAAAGGACCATAGTGTCCATAGTCAGCAGGCCACCATTCCTGAGAATCAGTCAAG
Proteins encoded in this window:
- the katG gene encoding catalase/peroxidase HPI, translating into MKKIILSAGLLVLLSCNDKAEESNAEAESCPFGFGSKPKKEMEKSSATTNKDWWPNQLDLSTLRANSSLSNPLGDEFDYTKEFSTLDYFALKEDIRKVLTDSQEWWPADYGHYGPFFIRMAWHSAGTYRTGDGRGGGGEGQQRYAPLNSWPDNGNLDKARRLLQPVKLKYGQKISWADLMILAGNVALEDMGFPTIGFAGGRADTWEPQTVNWGEEKKWVEEHRNPEHLANALSATEMGLIYVNPEGPNANHDPKNAALAIRATFARMGMDDEETVALIAGGHSFGKTHGAGSATHVGKAPEAADIEAQGLGWKSSYKTGKGTDAITSGLEVTWTTNPVQYTHGFFKSLFGNEWELTKSPAGAYQWVAKDPKAMVPDAFDKNKKHKPTMLTTDLSLREDPIYNKISKRFLDHPEEFTKAFARAWFKLTHRDLGPKTRYIGPEVPTQDFIWQDPLPEADYDQINSTDITNLKKMILNSGLTSSELVSTAWASAASFRGSDYRGGANGARIRLEPQVNWEANNPTQLKKVLATLEKIQADFNAKAGKKKVSMADLIVLGGSAAVEDAAKKAGFTIVVPFTAGRVDATQEQTDIKSFAVLEPIADGFRNYLHANHPAKSEELLIDKAELLTLTAPELTVLVGGLRVLDANYDHSKYGIFTNQPGALTNDFFVNLLSMDTKWTAIDEKKEFFQGKDRKTGAVKYTATRADLIFGSNSELRALAEVYASSDAKEKFVKDFVSAWVKVMNLDRFDLKK